In Lycium ferocissimum isolate CSIRO_LF1 unplaced genomic scaffold, AGI_CSIRO_Lferr_CH_V1 ctg8813, whole genome shotgun sequence, the following proteins share a genomic window:
- the LOC132045970 gene encoding uncharacterized protein LOC132045970, producing MQNKTNRSKRSLPPYIGTKSYARLRHEMAEKKDGKTPSRVEVFMESRKRKKGKQVDAFQQDAIDQFGQFKKQQEKGEISLNDDDIFEKVLGAEKNGYLRAYGPGKTISEYFGGRPTK from the exons ATGCAGAACAAGACGAATAGATCGAAACGTTCATTGCCTCCATATATTGGAACTAAAAGCTATGCGAGACTTAGACACGAAATG GCGGAGAAAAAAGATGGAAAAACTCCTTCTCGTGTTGAAGTTTTCATGGAATCTcgcaagagaaaaaaaggaaaacaagttgaTGCTTTTCAACAAGATGCTATT GATCAATTTGGTCAATTTAAAAAGcagcaagaaaaaggagaaatttctttaaatgaTGATGATATCTTCGAAAAAGTACTTGGGGCAGAAAAAAATGGATATCTTCGTGCATATGGCCCAGGAAAAACTATTAGTGAATATTTCGGGGGTAGACCAACGAAG